CGCGGTCGCGACGGTTTCGTTCTGGGCGACGGCAGCGCCATGGTGGTGCTGGAGAGTCTGGATCACGCGGTCAAGCGGGGGGCCACCATCATCGGTGAAGTGCTCGGCTACGGGCTGAGCGGCGATGCCCACCACATGACCGCCCCGTCGCCCGATGGGGAAGGGGCCCGCCGCGCCATGCAACTCTGCCTGGCCGACAACGCCGTCGATCCCGCCCGCGTGGGCTACGTCAATGCGCACGGAACGTCCACACCGCTCGGCGACGTCGCCGAAACATCTGCCGTCAAACAGGTGTTCGGTGACCATGCCAGAAATCTGATCTTCGGATCGTCGAAATCGATGACCGGCCACCTGCTGGGGGCGGCTGGGGCGGTGGAGTTCGGGGTTGCCTTGCTGGCGGCAACCACCGGGCAGATTCCGCCCACCATCAACCAGACGGACGCCGACCCGGACTGCGACCTGTTCTCGGCGCCGAACCAAATGGTCGAGCGCCCGATCGACGTGGCGCTATCCAACTCCTTCGGGTTCGGGGGCCACAACGTGACCCTGGCCGTCAGCGCTTATCGGGAGTAGCGGAAGGGCTCAACTCGCCCCGGCCTGGCGGCGTAGCTAGATTACTGGCTGCGCCGCCTAAGTGTTTTTGGTGACAGGAGATAGCATGGCCGATGCCCCCAACCCAGCCCGATTTCGCGATCCGGCACTCCGGCCCATCGCGGAGAAGGTCTTTGCCGGCCAGCGACTCTCGCCCGCTGATGGCGTTGCGCTCTATGAGACGAGCGACATCCTGAGTCTCGGCGCCCTGGCCGATTGGGCCAATCGTCGCAAGAATGGCGACCGGGTCTTCTTCTCGGCCAATCAGCACATCAATCCGACCAACGTCTGCGTGCTGCGCAAGACCTGCGTCTTCTGCTCCTTTGCGCGGCTACCGAAAGAGGACGGGGCCTACACCAGGACGCTCGACGAGGTTTATCACGAAGCTGCGCAGCCGACGGTGCCGCCCACTCGTGAGTTCCACATCGTCGGCGGCCTCCATCCCAAACTCAAGCTCGAGTACTACGCCGAGATGTTTCGGGGGCTCAAGGAGCGGCACCCGCAGGTACATATCAAGGGGCTGACGGCGGTCGAGATTGCGCACCTTGCCCGGATCGAGAAGACATCGATCGACGACGTGCTCGTCCGTCTCAAAGAGGCCGGTCTCGACACCATGCCAGGTGGCGGGGCGGAGGTCTTCAGTTCGGCGGTCCGGGCCACCATTGCCGAACGCAAGCTGACCGGTCGCGAGTGGGTCGAGGTGCACCGGGCGGCTCACCGGCTGGGGATCCGGTCGAACTGCACCATGTTGTACGGGCACGTCGAAACTGCGGCCGATCGGGTCGAGCACCTCGAAATGCTGCGCACACTGCAGGACGAGACCGGTGGTTTCCTGACTTTCATCCCGCTCGCGTACCACCCCGATCACAACGATCTCGGCGAAGAACTCGACCGGACCGGATCGGCGACGACCGGGTATGAAGACCTCAAGAATATCGCCGTGGGGCGGCTCTTCTTCGACAACATCGACCATATCAAGACGCACTGGCCGATGGTGACGCCGTTCATGTCGCAGGTGGTGCTTGATTTCGGGTGCGACGATGTCGAAGGTACCGTCGTGTATGAGCGGGTCTATCACGAGGCGGGGGCCCGGACCCAAATGCATCTGCCGTATCACGGGCTGGTCGAGTTGATTCGCGGGGCGGGCAAGCGCCCGGTCGAGCGTGACAGCTTCTACCAGCCGGTTCGGGAGACGTTCGACGATCTTCCGGTGCCCGGTGCAGCGCCGGCAACCCACGCAGCCTGACGGCCGATGACGGATCTTCCTCTGACGTCGGCGCGGTCGAGCATCCGCCTCGGACGGATTCCCTGGATCAACTGTTATCCGATCTACACCGGCATCGATCGCGGCGTCGTGCCGATCGACGCCGAACTCGTCACCGCGACCGCGGCCGAGTTGAACGACCTGCTCGCGGCCGCCGAGTTGCAGGTCAGCGTCATTTCGGCGGTCGAGTACGCCCGGGACGCGGCGGCGTATCATCTGCTGCCGGATCTGGCGATCAGCTGCGATGGCCCGGTGCGCAGCGTCGCCCTGTTCAGTCGTCGGCCGGTGCATGAACTCGATGGCGCGACGGTGCTGCGCACCGCCTCGTCCCGGACCTCCTCGCTGCTGCTCGAGATCCTCTGCCGTCACCGTTGGCGAGTTCGGCCCAAGTTCGCGACCGTGCGCGCCGAGCCCAATGATCTCGATGTGCTGGCGGGGTTCCCCCATGAAGCCGTTCTGGTTATCGGTGACGCCTGTCTGATGCTGGCCAACCAGGGTCGCTATCCTTACATGACCGACTTGGGACAGGCCTGGAAAGACTGGACCGGGTTACCCTTTGTCTTTGCGGTCTGGGCCGCGCGCCGCGAAGCGGATCGTGGCGCAGTGCAGCGGGTCCACGAGAGCCTGCTGGCATCTCGGGCCTGGGGGCTGGCCCGACTCGATGAGTTGGCCGACTTGGCCGCGGATGCAACCGGGATCGATCGCCGCGTGACTCGGGACTACCTGGGGGACTTGGACTACGCGCTCTCGTACCGTCATTTGGCCGGCCTGACCGACTTCTTTCGTCGGCTGGCACAGGACGGGCTGGTTCCGGATGGCTCGCTCTCGTTCATCAGTGCGGCCTAGCCCGACCCGGGCGGCCGGTGCGAAAGGATGCTCGCGGTAATGGTCGATCGCAATTCAGCCGAGTTCAAGAGTTACCTCGATCTCTATGAGCGGGCTCCGCTGCTCGAGCTCGGTCGCCTGGCCGATGCCGAGCGCTATCGGCACCATCCCGATGAGGTGGTGACCTACATCGTCGATCGCAACATCAACTACACCAACGTCTGCGTCGCCGACTGCAAGTTCTGCGCGTTTTACCGCCGGCCCAAGGACAACGAGGGGTACGTTCTCCCGTTCGAAAAGATCGGGGAGAAGATCGAGGAGTGCAAAGCAATCGGCGGCGTGCAGATCCTGCTGCAGGGCGGCCACAATCCGTACATCCCGTTCGAGTGGTACCTCGAGCTGATGCGCTATATCAAGCGCCATCACCCGATTCACATTCACGGCTTCTCGCCGTCGGAAGTCGTCTTCTTCAGCGAGCGGTTCCGGATGCCGGTTGCCGATGTCGTCCGGGAACTCAAAGCTGCCGGACTCGACAGTATTCCCGGCGGAGGCGGTGAGATCCTCGTCGACGAGATTCGCCAGCAGGTTGCCAAGAAGAAGGCCCAGACGGACGAATGGCTCGGTGTGCAGGAAGAGGCGCACCGACAGGGCATGAAGACGTCGGTCACCATGATGTATGGGCTGGGGGAAACCGCCGCCGATCGAATCGAGCATCTCTTTCGGGTTCGCGAGGTGCAGCGGCGAACCGGAGGGTTTACGGCGTTCATCTGCTGGCCGCTGCAGCCAGATGGAACGGAGCTTGCGCATCTGGTCAAGACCGACGCGGTGTCGTACCTCCGCACCCTTGCCATGGGGCGAATCATTCTCGACAACGTTCCCAACCTGCAGTCGTCGTGGGTGACCATGGGGCTCAAGGTGGGGCAGGTAGCGCTGCGGTTCGGCGCCAACGACTTTGGCAGTCTGATGATGGAAGAGAACGTGGTTTCCTCTGCCGGTACGACCTACCGCGCGACCTTGCGGGAAATGGAGCGCGCCATCACGGATGCTGGCTACCGGGCGCATCGACGGCGACAGGATTACTCGATCATTCCGCCCGCCGAGCTGGTTGGAACCGCGGCCTGAGCCGAACGGAGTCACAGCAGGACACCATGGTGCGTGTCGGGTTCGGGTACGACTCCCATCGCTTCGTCGAAGGACGACCGCTGCTGCTTGCCGGGCAACGGATTCCGTTCCGGTACGGTCTGGCCGGTCATTCCGATGCCGATGCCGTTGCGCACGCCGTCATCGATGCGTTGCTTGGGGCCGCAGGCCTCGGGGACATTGGAACGCTCTTCCCCGATACTGATCCCGCATGGCGTGACGCCGATTCGATGGCGCTGCTCGACCAGGTCGTCGGACGGCTGCACGCGGCCGGGTGGGTCCCCGGCAACCTCGACGTTACGGTGGTGCTCGAGACTCCCAAACTCGGTCCGTTCAAGGCCGCAATAGCGGAGGCACTTGCCCGGCGGCTTGGGATTCCGGTTGAACGGGTCGGGGTCAAGGCCAAGACCAACGAGGGGATGGGGTTCATCGGACGTGGAGAAGGCGTGGCCGTCATGGCCGTCGCAACGGTGGCCCGAGGCCGATGATCGAGTCAATCCTGCAGTCGATTGCCGGCTGGCCGCCGCTTGTCGTGTATGGGCTCGTGGCGCTGTCCTGTTTCGTCGAGAACTTCTTTCCCCCCGCGCCGTCCGATCTTTTGGTCGCCCTGGCGGGGTTTCTCTCTTTCGATGGCAACTACGACCCGATCACGATATTTCTGACCGCCTGGGCTGGAGGCATGGCCGGGACGACGGCCGTGTACTACCTGGTTCGCAAGTTTGGCGACCGGTTCGTCGAATCGCGGATCGGGAGGATCCTGCTGCCGCCGGACGCAATGGCCTTCCTCCTCAAGGAGTACGGTCGCTACGGCATGGTCGGCCTCTTCATTACGCGTCTGCTGCCGGGCTTCCGCTCGGTGGTGGCGCCGTTTGGAGGACTCAACCGCCTCCCCGTTCGGGTCGTTCTGGTTCCAGTTGCGCTGGCCCACGCCGTCTGGTACGCACTGATCACCTGGATCGGCACCCGGATCGGCAACGAATGGGAAACGGTTGTCCGGGTCATCAATCGCCTGATCCAGACGCTTGGCGTTGTCGCCATACTGATTGCGGCGATACTCGCCGTCGGTTTCGTTCTCTGGCGCCGTCGGCGAAAAGCGGCATGAACGACACCCTCGAGCGGAGCTTCGGGCTCGAGGGTTTTCGCGACTACCTGGCGCTGGAGGCCGGGGCCAGCCCGCATACGATCGACAACTATCTGCGCGACCTCCGGCATATGGTCCGGTTTCTGGCTGGGCAGGATGTTGTTACCCTGGCAGCGGTGACTCGGGTCCATCTCCGCGATTTCGTCTTTGCCCTCAAGGACACCGGCGCGAGTCCCGCCACGATCCGTCGTCACGTTTCGGCGATTCACACCTACTACGGCTTCCTGCTCGGCGAGGGAACCGTCACCGAGGATCCCAGCGATCGTCTCGAGACGCCGCGGCGTGGGCGCAAGCTCCCGACCGTCCTGTCCGTCAGCCAGATCGAGGCGTTGCTGGCCGCGCCCGGTCTCGATGATCCGATGGGATGGCGCGATCGGGCCCTGCTGGAACTGGGATACGGAGCGGGCGCACGGGTCTCTGAACTCGTCGGGCTCGGCCTCGAGGACTTGCTGCTTTCCGATCAGCTGATTCGGGTGGTTGGCAAGGGCAACAAACAGCGCCTGATCCCGATCGGCCGGAAGACGGTTGCCGCGGTGTCCGTCTACCTCAACGCACTCCGGCCCAGTCTCGATCGGGGCCGGACCGAGGGGCGGGTCCTGCTCAATGCGCGAGGGCAGCCGCTCAGCCGGGTGGGGGCCTGGGGGGTTGTCAAGCAGGCGGCGACCCGGGCCGGCATCACCGAGCGGGTCACCCCTCACATCCTCCGCCACAGCTTTGCCACCCACCTGCTCGAAGGAGGAGCTGATCTTCGGGCAGTCCAGGAGATGCTCGGACACGCCGATCTGACGACGACGCAGATCTACACCCATGTGGACAGGGAGTACCTTCGGACCGTGCACCGACAGTTTCATCCCCGGGGATGATGGATCGGGCGGGGTCCGAGGCTGTGAAACTTCCCGGTGTGGTACTACGTTACATATAGCAACAGCAACCCCTCGCCATCCGGTCCATGAGGACAGGGAGGTTCGGCCGTATGAACATGCAAGGATACTGGCTCAAGATTGCCGGCAAGGCGCTGGTCATTTTCGTGATCGGCTTCGCGGCCATCAGCATCGTGCGAGCCGGGAAACGGGAGGTCGTCCGGGTGGTCGAATCGGCATCCGACGTGACCGTTCCGCTGCCGTTCGTGCCATTTACGTTCGATGGCGCTCGTGCTGGTACGTTCCGGAATGCCGTCTTCCATCGAAGTGCGCCCAATCGACTCGAAGGTGTCGATGTCACGGTCCGGCTTTCGGACCTCGCGGTCTTGAGCCGGCTGGACGGGTGCCACGCCACCGTTGACGATCCGACTCGACTGAACGAGCGCAGCAGTTTCCGCTGCGTTTCTCTCGACAGCACGATGCAGGAGTTTGGCAAGATCATTGTCCAGACGCGCGGGGACGACGGCAAGTGGGTCGAGTCGCGGGCTGTTCCCCTGGTACTGCCTCGCCAGGTTGCCGAGGACATTCGGAACCAGCAGATCAACACCAGATCTGCCGCCCGCTACGACGCGCGCCGGATGCGTCAGCTCGGCGACAGCATGCGGATTCTCGGTCGTGAGCTGGGTCGCACCGAGGACGCGGCCGATCGGGCGGCTCTCTCGGCGCGGATCGAGGCACTCCAGACGGAAATGGCAGAGTTGACCACGGCCATTACCGAGGCGGCCATGGAGGAAGCCACGGCCCGGGCAGGTGAGGCGGCGGCCAAGGTCCGCGTTCAGGTCCAGACCAAGGTCAGCGGCCCGACCCCGTAGCGGCCGGATCGGGAGGTTTTTCGACCCGGCATCTTGCTTCTAACCTGTTGATTCGCTATATTTTAGCGAATTTTCACCAGTAGAATTCTGGCGCGGCACGACTTTTGACAACGGTCGGCCGCGCTCTTACTTTGTGAGCCATGCCCGTGCTTGGCGTCATCCCGGCTCGGTTGGGCTCTTCCCGCTTGCCGCGGAAGCCGCTCCAGCCCCTGGGAGGCAAGCCCCTCGTCGTTCGGGTGTGGGAGCGGGTCTGCGGTCTGGCTCTGCTCGACGAGGTGGTTGTGGCCACCGACGCCCCGGAGGTTCATGCAGTGGTGGAGCGGGCCGGGGGGCGTGCCGCGCTGACCTCCCCACTTCACGAATCGGGCACCGAGCGGGTGGCCGAGATCGCCCGCCGCCCGGATTTTGCCCGATTCGATTTGATCCTCAACCTCCAGGGTGACGAACCGTTCCTGTCGCCGCTCGCGGTGCGTGGCGCGCTGGCTCGGCTCGCGCAGGGCGACGACGTCGGTACGGCAGCCTCACCGCTCGCTGCGGACGATGCAGACGATCCGAGCCGCGTCAAAGTCGTCATGGACGACCGGGGGCGGGCGCTGTACTTCTCCCGGGCACGGATTCCTGCCGTTCGGGATCCCGTCGATGCGGAGCTTGCGCGCTACTGGCAGCACGTTGGGATCTACGGGTATACCCGCGATGCCCTGGTTCGTTGGGTCACATCGCCGCCGGTCATGCTCGAGCAGGTCGAACGGCTGGAGCAGCTTCGCGCCCTGGCAGCCGGGCTCCGGGTCGGTGTTGCACAGCTTGCGGACGCATGCCAGCCCGGGGTCGATACGCCGGAAGACCTGGCCAGGGCCGAACAACATTGGATCAACGCACTTGCAACCGAGGGTACCACGCGATGACCGGAACGCCACGCAATACGAAGTACATCTTTGTCACGGGCGGCGTGGTCTCCTCGCTCGGCAAGGGAATCGCTGCTGCTTCGCTCGGTCGCCTGCTGGTCCAACGGGGACTATCGGTGACCCTCCAGAAGTTCGATCCGTACATCAACGTTGACCCGGGCACGATGTCACCGTTCCAGCACGGCGAGGTCTACGTGACCGACGACGGCGCGGAGACGGATCTCGACCTGGGCCACTACGAGCGGTTCATCGACCGCTCGCTTTCGCAGCAGAACAACATTACGACCGGGCGGATTTACCAGACTGTCATCACCAAAGAACGGCGCGGCGAATACCTCGGGTCGACGGTCCAGGTCATTCCGCACATCACGGATCAGATCAAGGCGGCGGTTCGGCGGAGCGCGCCAGGACACGACGTCGTCATCACCGAGATTGGCGGCACCGTCGGTGACATCGAGTCGCTTCCGTTCCTCGAGGCCATTCGGCAGTTCCGGCAGGAAGTCGGCCGTGAAAACGCTCTCTTTATCCATCTGACGCTGGTGCCGTGGATTGCCGCGGCCGGCGAACTCAAGACCAAACCGACCCAACACTCGGTTCGTGACTTGATGCAGATCGGAATTCAGCCCGACATCTTGATCTGCCGCAGCGACCACGCGCTCGGTGCGGATATCAAACGCAAGATTGCGTTGTTCTGCAACGTCGATTTCGGCTGTGTCATCGAGAGCCCGGATGTGGCCTCGATTTATCAGATTCCGATCACCTTCTTCGATCAGGGCCTCGATCGTGAGGTCTGCGATCGTCTGCATCTCGAAACCCACGAGCCCGACCTGACCGAGTGGCGGGCCATGGTTGACGCGATCATCCATCCGCCGGCGCGGGTCAAAATCGGTGTGGTCGGCAAGTATACCGACTTGCACGATGCCTACAAGTCGGTTCAGGAGGCGTTGCTCCACGGCGGCATTCCCAACGGCGTCGGCGTCGACATTCACTGGCTCTCGAGCGATCGCTTCACCGATCAGCAGTCCGCCGCTCGTGCCCTGGCGGGCCTCGATGGACTGCTGGTGCCGGGCGGGTTCGGCGTCCGGGGCGTCGAAGGCATGGTAGAGGCCGTTCGATGGGCGCGGGAAAACCAGTTGCCGTTCTTCGGTATCTGCCTGGGCCTGCAGGTTGCCATCATCGAGTTTGCCCGCAACGTCTGTCACCTGAACGCCAACAGTACCGAGTTCGAGCCCGAGTGCGAGGCGCCGGTGATTTCGCTGATGGCCTCGCAGCGTGATGTGAGCGACCTCGGTGGGACCATGCGGCTCGGTGCGTACCCGGCCCGCCTGCGGCCCGAGAGCCTTGCGGCGCAGGCGTACGGTGCCACCGAGATCAGCGAGCGTCACCGGCATCGGTGGGAGGTGAGCAACTCCTACCGCGACGTGCTGGCGGAGTATGGGATGCGGCTGTCCGGGGTTTCGCCCGATGGTGGTCTTGTCGAGATCATCGAGTTGCGAGACCACCCGTGGTTCGTTGGCTGCCAGTTTCATCCGGAGCTCAAGTCGCGTCCGACGCGACCGCACCCGCTCTTTGCTGCGTTCATCGGGGCGGCCAAGCTGCGGGCGTTCGGCGTTCCCGAGCGGACGCCGGAAACGCGGGTCGCCCACGGCGCCACGTGAGCAGCTGGCGCTTCGGCGGCCACGGGCAACCTTTCGTGATTGCCGGGCCATGCGCGGTCGAGTCGGACGCCGTGATGCTCGCCGTGGCGGATCGTCTGGTGCGGATAGGCCAATCGCTCGGTCTCGCGGTCTGCTTCAAGGCCAGTTTCGACAAGGCCAACCGCTCGGGTGTCGATGCGGCACGCGGTCCCGGGATGGCAGAAGGGCTGGAGTCCCTCGTCCGAGTGAAGCGCGCCACGGGGCTGCCGGTCCTGACCGACGTGCATGAGACTGCGCAGGTTGCCACGGTCGCCGAGGGAGTCGATCTGCTCCAGGTTCCGGCCTTCTTGAGTCGGCAGACTGATCTGCTCGTTGCCTGCGGGCAATCGGGCAAGCCGGTCAACGTCAAGAAGGGGCAGTGGATGGATCCGGCGGGCATGGCCGGAGCGGTCGCCAAGGTGCAGCGGGGCGCAGGGGGCGCGGCCGAGGTTGCAGTCACCGAACGGGGCAGCTTCTTCGGTTACGGTGATCTGGTGGTCGACATGCGCAGCTTTGAGCGGATGCGGGAGGCCGCCGGCGTACCAGTCGTGTTTGATGCGACCCACGCGGTACAGCGCCCCGGCCAGGGACCGCAGGGTACCAGCGGTGGGGCCCGCGAGTCGATTCCCGCGCTTCTTCTGGGAGCTGCGGCGGCTGGTGCGGACGGTTTCTTCATTGAAACGCATCCGGACCCCGAAAGGGCCTTGAGCGATGCGGCGACGCAGTGGCCGCTCGACCAGCTCGAGCCGTTACTTCGACGCGCAGTGGCCGTCTGGCATGCGGCGCGGGGCGCCTAGGGTGATCGATTCTTCGCTGGCTCGGCAGATTCGCCTCCTCGTGCTCGATGTCGATGGCGTGCTGACCGACAACGCGATCTACCTCGGCCCGGTCGATGGCCGGCGGGCCGAGCTCAAGCAGTTCGACGTGCAGGACGGGCTCGGGCTCGTGTTGTTGCGGGAAACGGACATTGCGGTGGCGTGGTTGAGTGGTCGCCAATCGGAGGCGACGACATTGCGTGCCCAGGAACTCAAGATTCCGATCCTGGTGCAGGATTCCGGGGCCCGCAAAGTGCCGGCCCTCAAGACCATGCTGGCGGAGCTCGGGCTCGACTGGTCGCACACCGCCTTCGTCGGTGACGACCTGGCGGACCTGGGCGTGATGGAGCGGGTCGGGCTGCCGATCGCGGTGGCCAACGCCGTCGACGAGATCAAGCAGACCGCGCTTTGGGTAACGAGCCGTCCGGGCGGACGTGGTGCGGTGCGCGAAGTGGTGGAGGCCCTGTTGCGGGCCCGTGGGGAGTGGGACGCGGTGCTGGCCCGATATCGCGCAGCGCGGGAGGCGGAGTGACGGTGACGGACCGCACGGCGCAGAGCGTTGCCGGCGGCAAACGTGTGCTGCTGCTGGAAGCGGATGCGGTCCGCCGGGTCGCTGAGCGGCTGGATCAGCGTTTTGCTGCTGCGGTCGCGTTGCTGCTCGCCACCGAGGGACGGGTCATTGTGTCGGGTGTCGGCAAGTCGGGGTTGGTCGGCCGGAAGATCGCGGCGACTCTGACCTCGACCGGAACACCGGCGCACTATCTGCACCCGACCGACAGCCTGCACGGCGACCTGGGGATCGTCGGCCCCAAGGATGCGGCTATCCTGCTCAGCAAGAGCGGGGAAACGGAGGAGCTGTTCGGACTCCTCGAGGTGCTGGAGCGGCGGGCGGTTCCGATCGTGGCGATTACCGGCGGAGCCGAGTCGACCCTGGCCCGTGCCTCAAGCGTCGTGCTCGATGGCGGCGTGTCCGAGGAGGCCTGCCCCCATGATCTGGCGCCGACCGCCAGTACGACGGTGGCACTGGCGCTGGGCGATGCTCTGGCGGTCGCGCTGCTCGAGGCCAAGGGATTTTCGCGCGATGCCTTCGCATCGCTCCATCCCGGTGGGCGGCTCGGGCGAAAGCTCCTCCTGCGGGTTGGCGACGTGATGCTGCCACCGGGGGCCTCACTTCGGCCGACGGATCGGATGGGGCGGGCCGCGGAGCTGCTGGCGCACCAGCGCGGTATTGCGGCCGTGCTCGACGAGGGGCGGCTCGTAGGTGTGCTCACAGCCGGTGATCTGTCCCGCCTGGCGGGAAGCGATGATCACTATTGGGAGCGGACCGTTGGCGGCGTCATGACCGCGGACCCAAAGACGACGACGGCGGTCGAGTTGGGTGCGGCGGCCGTGGGTGTCATGGAGCGGTACGGCATCATGGCGCTGCCGGTGGTTGATGAGGCCGGTGGACTGAGGGGCATGGTTCATCTGCACGATCTGATGAGGGCAGGCGCCGTATGATGCCAGGTCGCAACAACAAACCTCAGGTGCGCATCGGGATTCCTGGATGGGCTACGGCGGCATTGGTCGCGTTTGGAGCCGCGGCCTGCCAGTCGACGGGCATCCGGGCAACCCAGACGGTGCAGGTTGTCGACAGCTCGGATCAGTTCATGACCAAGATGACGACCAACATGGTCGAGAACGGGGTCCGGACCGGGTACGTCTACGCCGAGTCGGCGTATGTGTACCAGATGGCGCAGCGAATGGATCTGCGCCAGATGCGGGTGCTCTTCTTCGAGGATGGCAAGCAGACCTCGGTTCTCACCGCCGAGCAGGGAGACTACAGCCTTGCCAACGGGTCGCTGGACGCCCGGGGCAATGTCCGGATCGTCTCGACGGACGGACGGCGGCTGACCACCCCGCGCCTGATCTATGATCGAACGCTGCTTCAGCTCCGCAGCGACACGACCTTCGTTTACGACTCTCGCGGTGAACGGCTCACCGGGAAGAGCTTCACCTCGGACCTCGAGTTCAAGAACGTGCGAATCGTCGAACCCAAAGGGGTTCAGTTGCGCGGCGGGTTTGATCTCCCCGGGCAGCGTCCGGACAGCGGAGCCGCGCCGTGAAGTCGGCGATGTGGTTCGCGCTCCTTGCGGGGGTTGCCGGGGTCGCATCGCTCTCTGCGCAGACGCCGAGGGCGCAGGCACCTCGGGCTCAGCCCAGCGACCGGTGCCGGCTTCAGATCGTCAATGTCGACCGCGAGGGGGTCCGAACCACGCCGATGGCCGGAACCGAGAACTACTTTGCCGGCGGCAACGTCCACGCGCGCTGCGCCGGGCGGAATATCCACATGTACGCCGACAGCGTGGCGTCCTATGGTGGGTCCGTGGTCCAGTTCATCTCGCTGGGCAACAAGGTCAGGTATCGTGATTCGACGACTGCGCTCGATGCTGATTTCGGTACCTATTTCCAGAACGGCGAGCGCTTCGAGGCGCAGAACAACGTGCTGCATCGCGACCTCGAGTCGGGTTCGACCATTACGGGCCAACGAATCGATTATCTTCGCCCAGTCCGCGGCTTGCGGGCCGAGATGGAAGTCGTTGCCTACAACCGACCGACGGTTCGGTATGTGGTGAAGGACTCTGCCGGTCAGGCGCAGTCGCCGTACACGATCGTCGGCAACCTGGTGCGCACTCGTGCCAACGAAGTGATTTACGCGAACGGCAATGTCACGATCGAACGCGAGGACCTCAGGGGGTCGGCGGATTCGCTCTGGCTCGACACCGGCAGACGCCAGAGCGGGCAACTCGTCGGCCGGGCCGCTTTGCGGACCGAGCGTCGGGATGGCTTCACGCTGACGGGTCGCGTCATCGACATTGGCCTGACGGATCGGGAACTCCGGCTCCTCAAGGCTCGGGATTCGGCCAAGCTCGTCAGCAAGGACATCACTCTTGCTGGGGATTCGGTCGGTGTGGAGCTGATCAATCGCCAGCCCGAGCGGGTGGTTGCCTGGGGCAAGACGGTTCGCCCGTCGCTCGTGTCCACCGATTACCTCGTTCGGGGTGACTCACTCCGGGTCGAGATGCCCAATCAGCGGTTGACGTCTCTCCGCGCCTTTGGCGGGGGATGGGTTGGATTTTCCGGTGACAGCGCGGAGAGCTCGCGTCGCGACTGGATCTCGGGCGACACGGTGGCGGTGGAGTTTCTTTCGCTCGGCGCAGCCGGCGCGGAGCAGACCAGGATCCGTGAGGTCGAGGCGACTCAGAACGCGCGGTCATTTTATCAGCTGGCGCCGGAACAAGGGCAGACCAAGGGGTCGATCAATTACACCCGCGCCAGGCGGATTCTGGTGACGATGCGGATTACCACGGATTCGAACACGGTTCAACAGGTCGACGCATTCGGCGACGTGGACGGAATCCACCTGCAGCCGGCATTGACGCGGGCTCGGGACACAGCTGCGGTGCGGGACTCGACGATTGTACCGCCCGTCCGGCCCGACAGCGTTGCCATGCCGGCAAGGCGCGACACCGCCGGCGTAGCGCCGCGGAGAGGATCTCAATGACCAGCGTTCTCTCCGGAGAGCATCTCGATAAGGCGTTCCGCCGCCGGCGCGTCGTCAAGGACGTCAGCGTCTCGGTGTCGCAAGGAGAAATTGTCGGATTGCTTGGCCCGAACGG
The Gemmatimonadales bacterium genome window above contains:
- the xerD gene encoding site-specific tyrosine recombinase XerD encodes the protein MNDTLERSFGLEGFRDYLALEAGASPHTIDNYLRDLRHMVRFLAGQDVVTLAAVTRVHLRDFVFALKDTGASPATIRRHVSAIHTYYGFLLGEGTVTEDPSDRLETPRRGRKLPTVLSVSQIEALLAAPGLDDPMGWRDRALLELGYGAGARVSELVGLGLEDLLLSDQLIRVVGKGNKQRLIPIGRKTVAAVSVYLNALRPSLDRGRTEGRVLLNARGQPLSRVGAWGVVKQAATRAGITERVTPHILRHSFATHLLEGGADLRAVQEMLGHADLTTTQIYTHVDREYLRTVHRQFHPRG
- the mqnE gene encoding aminofutalosine synthase MqnE, which gives rise to MADAPNPARFRDPALRPIAEKVFAGQRLSPADGVALYETSDILSLGALADWANRRKNGDRVFFSANQHINPTNVCVLRKTCVFCSFARLPKEDGAYTRTLDEVYHEAAQPTVPPTREFHIVGGLHPKLKLEYYAEMFRGLKERHPQVHIKGLTAVEIAHLARIEKTSIDDVLVRLKEAGLDTMPGGGAEVFSSAVRATIAERKLTGREWVEVHRAAHRLGIRSNCTMLYGHVETAADRVEHLEMLRTLQDETGGFLTFIPLAYHPDHNDLGEELDRTGSATTGYEDLKNIAVGRLFFDNIDHIKTHWPMVTPFMSQVVLDFGCDDVEGTVVYERVYHEAGARTQMHLPYHGLVELIRGAGKRPVERDSFYQPVRETFDDLPVPGAAPATHAA
- the mqnC gene encoding dehypoxanthine futalosine cyclase; this translates as MVDRNSAEFKSYLDLYERAPLLELGRLADAERYRHHPDEVVTYIVDRNINYTNVCVADCKFCAFYRRPKDNEGYVLPFEKIGEKIEECKAIGGVQILLQGGHNPYIPFEWYLELMRYIKRHHPIHIHGFSPSEVVFFSERFRMPVADVVRELKAAGLDSIPGGGGEILVDEIRQQVAKKKAQTDEWLGVQEEAHRQGMKTSVTMMYGLGETAADRIEHLFRVREVQRRTGGFTAFICWPLQPDGTELAHLVKTDAVSYLRTLAMGRIILDNVPNLQSSWVTMGLKVGQVALRFGANDFGSLMMEENVVSSAGTTYRATLREMERAITDAGYRAHRRRQDYSIIPPAELVGTAA
- a CDS encoding menaquinone biosynthesis protein, which encodes MTDLPLTSARSSIRLGRIPWINCYPIYTGIDRGVVPIDAELVTATAAELNDLLAAAELQVSVISAVEYARDAAAYHLLPDLAISCDGPVRSVALFSRRPVHELDGATVLRTASSRTSSLLLEILCRHRWRVRPKFATVRAEPNDLDVLAGFPHEAVLVIGDACLMLANQGRYPYMTDLGQAWKDWTGLPFVFAVWAARREADRGAVQRVHESLLASRAWGLARLDELADLAADATGIDRRVTRDYLGDLDYALSYRHLAGLTDFFRRLAQDGLVPDGSLSFISAA
- a CDS encoding DedA family protein — protein: MIESILQSIAGWPPLVVYGLVALSCFVENFFPPAPSDLLVALAGFLSFDGNYDPITIFLTAWAGGMAGTTAVYYLVRKFGDRFVESRIGRILLPPDAMAFLLKEYGRYGMVGLFITRLLPGFRSVVAPFGGLNRLPVRVVLVPVALAHAVWYALITWIGTRIGNEWETVVRVINRLIQTLGVVAILIAAILAVGFVLWRRRRKAA
- the ispF gene encoding 2-C-methyl-D-erythritol 2,4-cyclodiphosphate synthase, with amino-acid sequence MVRVGFGYDSHRFVEGRPLLLAGQRIPFRYGLAGHSDADAVAHAVIDALLGAAGLGDIGTLFPDTDPAWRDADSMALLDQVVGRLHAAGWVPGNLDVTVVLETPKLGPFKAAIAEALARRLGIPVERVGVKAKTNEGMGFIGRGEGVAVMAVATVARGR
- the kdsB gene encoding 3-deoxy-manno-octulosonate cytidylyltransferase, translating into MLGVIPARLGSSRLPRKPLQPLGGKPLVVRVWERVCGLALLDEVVVATDAPEVHAVVERAGGRAALTSPLHESGTERVAEIARRPDFARFDLILNLQGDEPFLSPLAVRGALARLAQGDDVGTAASPLAADDADDPSRVKVVMDDRGRALYFSRARIPAVRDPVDAELARYWQHVGIYGYTRDALVRWVTSPPVMLEQVERLEQLRALAAGLRVGVAQLADACQPGVDTPEDLARAEQHWINALATEGTTR